In Azospirillum humicireducens, the genomic stretch TCCGGAACGGCTCGCCCTTCCTCGTGGTCCCGTAGGCGATGTCGTCCCGGTCGTTCAGCCAGGCCGGCCGCAAGATCGTGTAGTCGAGCCCCGAGGATTCGATGACGCGGGCCGCGTTGCGGTAGGAATCGAGGACGCTTCCATAACGCTCTCCCGGCACCTCGTCGTAAATCCCCATCGAGCTGATGAAGATCAGGCGCTGGACGCCGACGGCATTCATGGCCGACAAGATGCGGCTTACCTGCTGCTCCAGCGCTCCCGAGAGGTTGGCGTAGACGACATCCTGCCCAGCCATGGCGGCCTCGAGTGTCGCGGTCTCCAGAACGTCGCCTTCGATGACCGTGACCCGATCGGCCGGAGCGGTCTCCGTCAGGCGATGGGCGTTGCGCAGGTAAAGCGTGAGCTGCGCGTCGGTCCGCGCGAGGAACAGGCGTATGGCAACGCGCGCGATCTGCCCGTTGGCGCCTAGGATCAGGATCTTGGTCATGGAAGCAATCCAATGGATTCAGAGCGTCAGGAGCCGATGGTGGTCGCCAGGATCGTTCCACCCCTGTGCTTCAGCCGTAACTTTCGCGGCCTGTCCCGCGGGCACCCTGCACGGGGATCACCGAGAGCGCG encodes the following:
- a CDS encoding NAD(P)H-binding protein; amino-acid sequence: MTKILILGANGQIARVAIRLFLARTDAQLTLYLRNAHRLTETAPADRVTVIEGDVLETATLEAAMAGQDVVYANLSGALEQQVSRILSAMNAVGVQRLIFISSMGIYDEVPGERYGSVLDSYRNAARVIESSGLDYTILRPAWLNDRDDIAYGTTRKGEPFRNAAATVSRSSVADLVVKLAMTPGLESRGSLGIHKAP